The genomic segment GCCGGAGCCGCAGATGACGCTCTTTGATGGTGAGCGCGGCAATTCCGAAGGGTTTGCCGTGGAAATCGATGAGGAAATCGTGGTGCCACGCGATGAGGAAATCGAAATCCCCGATCGGCTTAGTTATATTGTGGTGGTCATTGACGAGTTGGCCGATCTCATGCTCACCGCGCCGGCCGAGGTGGAAAACGCCATCGCCCGCATCACCCAAATGGCCCGCGCCGCCGGCATTCATTGCATCGTGGCCACCCAGCGCCCGAGCGTGAAAGTCATCACCGGCGTCATCAAAGCCAATATCCCAAGCCGCATTGCATTTCAGGTTGCCTCCAAAATCGATAGCCGCGTGATCCTCGACGAGATGGGCGCGGAGAAACTCTTGGGCAAAGGCGATATGTTGTATCAACCGCCCGGCGCACCCAAGCCCATCCGTGCGCAAGGGCCGCTGGTTACCGACGAAGAGGTCCAACAAATCGTCAGCTTCATCACCGAACAGGGCAAGCCGAAGTTCGAAGTGGACATCACCCAGCAGCTTTCCAAACCCGCTTTGGCCGGCTCGGCCTCCAGCGGTGAGGATGAAGATCTCATCGAACAATGCATCGAGGTCATTCGCAGCGAGCAAAAAGCCAGTGTCTCCAAACTGCAACGCCGCCTGCGCCTCGGCTACACCCGCGCCGCGCGCATTATGGACGAGCTTGAAGATCGCGGCATCGTCGGCCCCGCCCAAGGCCACGAGCCCCGCGAAATCCTCATCGACCTCGACGGCAACGGCGCCGACGGTCGAGGCCAAGGCGTGGCGGAATTGGTTTAGGGGAATGACCAATTCCCCAAAACCCAGGGCCCAAGGAATACCCAAATCCCAACAACCCACTTTCGCGCCTCCTTGGGATTTGGTCATTGGGATTTCCTTTGGATTTGTGTTTTGGAAATTGGGCCTTCAAAATCCCCTTTCCATCCAACCCTCCTCGGCGTAACTTGCCCGCAATGGCGATGGCGACGAATCGAACTTACAAGGTGTGGGCCGCGGATGACGTGGTCTACGGCCCCATCGATTTCCCAACGCTCAGCCAATGGATCCGCGAGGTGCGTGTGACCGATGCGATGTGGCTTTATCTGGAAGACACCGAGCAATGGGCGCGCGCGGGTGATCTGCCGGAGCTCGGCCTGTATTTCGAGAAAGCCGCCGGCCTGGTGAAGCCCGGCACGATTGTCCACAGCCCGCTCATCCCCGGCGTTCCCGTGGGCACGCTGGAAGGCGTGGAAATTTTCAAGGAAATGACCGACCAACAACGCGGCCGCTTTGCTCAAAGCATGGAGGTGCAAAAGTTTGTGAAGTTCGAAATCCTTGTTAACGAAGGCGACGTGGGCGACGCGATGTTTGTGTTGCTCGAAGGCGTGGTGCGCGTCCGAAAAATGGTGGGCGGCAAGGAAACACCACTTGCCACGCTGAAGGCCGGCGAAGTGTTCGGAGAAATTTCGCTGTTCGATCGCGGCAAACGCAGTGCCGACATCGTGGCCAACAGCGATGGCGTGCTGCTCAAAATCGACGCCAAAGAATTCGAGCGCCTCGTGGATCAACAACCCGAAATCGCCACCCCCTTCCTCGCCGCCCTCGCCGCCAAAATGTCCACCCGGATGCGCGCGGACAACGAACGGCACAAGAAGGATTTGATTCTGATGCAGTCAAGCCGGTGATTTGATTTACGAATTACGATTGTTGATTGACGATTAAACCAATCGTCACTCGTAAATCTTCAATCGGAAATTTCAACCAACTGATCGTCTTCCAAAAACGTCACTTCCATCCCTCCCAATGCCTCGGCGGCTTGGGTTTTTAGGGCTTCGAGATTTTCGCGGTGTTGGCGGGAGAGGTGGGTGAAACAGACGTGGCCGATTTTTTTGGTGGCGAGGAGGGCGAAGAGTTCGGTGGGTTCCACGTGGGCGAGTTCGCAGCAGAATAAATCCAGCGGCTGGGCGAGCAACGGCTCGAGGTCGGTGGCCGCGCCGATGTCGCCACTGTGGGCGATGCGGGTGTCTTCGGTTTCCAAAATAAAACTGAACGCTTCAAAGCCTTGCGGATATTTTTCCTGAAAATGCTGGCGCAACGTTTCGAGGTGGGTGGTGGGGTGCGGCGTGATTTTTATGGGGCCAATGTGCAATGGCTCGTTGGCGGTGAGCGGGGCGAAGTCCAGCGCGGCGGGCATCAACTCGCGGAAAATAAATGCGGCATCGAGCATCCGGCGCACGGGCTCGAGGCCTTCGGCGGGCATATGCACGGTCAAATCCCGCGTGCGTTTCTCGAGCCAAAACCCCTGCATCAACATGAAAAAACCGCCAATGTGATCGCAGTGCAGATGGGTCAGCAAAATGCCATCGAGATCATCGGGCGCAATGCCGGCGGCACGCAGACGGCGGCTCACCGGCTCGCCGCAATCGATCAGCAGCGTGCGTCCGCCCAGCCGGTACACGAACGCCGAATGCCCGCGCGAATCGCCGGCCCAGCCATCGCCGGTGCCCAGCGCGTGAAGAGTTGCCTTGCTCACTTGGCGGGGAAAGCTATCGGAAAGCGCGGGTATTGTAAATGTTGGGGGCTACATTGATTCACCCAATGTTCACAATGTCATTGGGATAACTTTTTGTGCCAATCATTGTGAACGGTCGCTAAATTGGCTGCATGGCAACGGTGGCCGAACAACTCAAAGACGCACGCGAAGCGAAGGGCTTGGCGCTGGCGGAGGTGGTGGAGCTCACTCAGCTCAAGACCGACCAAGTGCAGGCGCTGGAAAGCGGCCGTTATGAGGAATTCGCCGCGACGGCGTACGTGCGCGGCTTCGTGCGCAGCTACGCGAATATGCTGAAGCTGGACACGGAAGCGCTGCTCGAACAGCTGAATGTTGAGATGGGCCAAGCCCGCGAAGGCCAGCCCGACGGCAGCAACGCTGCTCTGCGCGCGGGGATTCTCGATGCCATAATGCTCTCCTTCTCGCGCGTGAACTGGCGGCTTGTGTTGCCGGTGTTTGCGTTTGTCGCTCTTGCCGCCGGCATTTTTTATGGCGTCAAATGGAAACGCGAGTTCGACAGCACTGATCATTTGAAAAATATCGGCCCCGGCCTGTACGCGCCTGATGCCACTTCGGATGCGGATTTGCTTCCGCTTGATTCCGGCTCTTGATTTTATTTTCGGAATCACTAGGCTGGCTGCGCCCGTGGCCCGCTCGTCCCAACGCAATGCTGTTGCCGCCCCAACTCGTGTGGGGTTGATTTCGCTGGGGTGTGCCAAAAACCTTGTCGATGCCGAGGTGATGCTCGGCTCGTTGATGGCCGATGGCCTCGAGATTACCAACGAACCCGCCGAGGCCGACGCGCTGATCGTCAACACCTGTTCCTTCATCGACACCGCGCAAGAGGAAAGCGTGGACACCATTCTCGAATCCGCCGAGTACCGCGAAGCCAAACGCCCCGGCCAAGCGCTCATTGTTTCCGGCTGCCTCCCGCAACGCTTCCGCAAAGAGCTCCCCAAGCTGATGCCTGAGGTGGATGCGTTTATGGGCGTGGACCAAATCGCTGATGTCTCCCGCATCGTGCGCGAGGCTATTGATCATCGCGCCGCGAAACCCACTAACGGCGCGCCCAAGCGCGTCCGCAAAAAAGCCGCCGCGCCGATTAGCGAAATTCACCCGCGGCCCGAGTACGTGCCCGATGTGGAGACGCCGCGCTTCCGCCTCACGCCGCGCCATATGGCGTATGTCAAAATCGCCGAGGGCTGCAATCATCCGTGCAGTTTTTGCATCATCCCGCGCATGCGCGGCAGTCATCGCAGCCGCCCGCAAGCGGATCTTGTCACTGAATCGCAGCGCCTCATCAATCAGGGCGTCAAAGAGCTGAATCTTATTTCGCAGGACTCCACCTATTACGGGATGGACCTTCGCCCCGGCCATCGGCGTACCATTTCGTCGCCGGAAAATTTCGCGCGCGCCAATGCCGATCTCCCCGCCGGCGGCGCAAACCTCAGCACGTTGCTTCGTGAGCTCAACACACTGCAGGGCGATTTTTGGATTCGTTTGCTTTATACCCACCCCGCGCACTGGACTGATGAGCTCATCAAAACCATCGCCGACTGCGCGAAGGTCGCGCGTTACGTGGACATCCCGCTGCAGCACATCCACGACGTCATGCTCGAGCGAATGCGCCGCGAGACCGACGGCCAATACATCCGCGACCTCCTCGGCCGCATCCGCGAAGGCATCCCCGGCATTGCCCTGCGCACCACGTTTATTGTCGGCTTCCCCGGCGAAACTGAGAAACGATTTGAGTCGCTGCTGGAGTTTATTCGCGAAACAAAATTTGAACGACTCGGTGTGTTTGCTTACTCCAAAGAAGACGGCACGCGCGCGGGCGGAATGCGCGGGCAAATTTCTGAGGCGATCAAAAAAGAACGCTGCGCCGCCGCGATGGCCGAGCAGAAAAAAATTTCCCGCGTGCGGGGCAAAGCTAAAATCGGTGCTAAAATTAACGTGCTCGCCGAGCGCCTCGCCACCGATACCGACCTCAAAGGCGCGGACGTCCGCTCGTGGGAACACGGCCATATGCGGGACAGCACCCAAAAAAGCGCGCGCAAAAGCCCCAAACTCGATACCGCTCAATACACCCTCACCCGAGGCGAAGCCGACGCGCCGGACATTGATGGCCGCGTGTACGTGAAAGGCGAATTGCCGCTGGGCGATTTTTGCTGGGTCCGCGTGGTGGGCCACACAGATTATGATTTGATTGCGGAGAGAATATAACGACGCGATGAATCTCCCCAACAAACTCACCACCTCGCGGTTTTTCATCACGCTCTTTTTTGTGATCATCGTGTTGTGGGATACCCTCCCGTACAATACCTCGTGGGCCGCGCTGTTGTTTTTCATCGGCGGCATGACTGATATCGCCGATGGCATCATTGCCCGCCGCCGCAATTTGCAATCTGATTTCGGCGCGTTGATGGATCCCCTCGCTGATAAAATTCTCGTCACCGCCGGTTTCATTTTGCTCGTCGGAATGGAAATGAATCCGGCAACTAACCTCACAGGCTATCATCTCCCCGAAGCCATCGCCGCGCCCGGTTTGCCGGGCCACTCGCTCATCCCCGCGTGGATGGTGATCGTCATCGTTGCGCGTGAGCTCGCCATCACCGGGCTGCGCCTGCTCGCCGCCAACAAACAAGTCGTCCTTCCTGCCGAGAACATCGGCAAACGCAAAACCAATTTCCAATTCGTTGCCGTCGTCGCCATGCTCATCCTCGTGAGCTACCCCGGTTGGGGCGAAGGCTGGGTGAAATTTTTCAGCTGGGAAATCGCCGGTTGGCCCTGGAGCATTTGGGTCACCTTCATCGCCACGTGGGGCGCGGTATTGCTCACCGCCATTTCCGGCGCGCACTACCTCTGGAGCAACCGCGACCTCTACATCAAAGATATGTGATGGACCGCCTCCTCCTTTGGATCGCCCAAGGCACTTGGCTCGGTCGCGTGCCCAAAGCCCCCGGCACCGCCGGAACCCTCGGCGGTTTCCCCCTCACCGCGCTGCTCCTTTGGCCCGGAAATTTCTGGGCTTACCTCGCCGGATGCATCGTGCTCATCCCCATCTCCGCCCGCATCTGCGAACACGCCGAGCGTATCCTCGATGAAAAAGATCCGCCCTCCGTCGTGCTCGACGAAATCATCGCCATCCCCATCTGCTTCCTCGGCATCTTTGCCCTCATGGAATTTAACGGCCCCAGCCAACCCACCCTCACTGCTATTTTAGAAATCCCCAATTGGGCCGCCTGGGCCCTCGCCGCCTTCGCCCTCTTCCGCCTCTTCGACATCTGGAAACCCGGCCCCATCGATACCATCCAAAAACTCCCCAACGGCTGGGGTGTAATCATGGATGACGTGCTAGCCGGTGCAGTGGTCTGCATCCTCCTCACCGTGGCGTTTTACATCGTTTGAACCGCCAAGCCACCCAGTTTTTTTCAGTGTATTAGTTCAGTGTATTAGAAAAGGTGTGCACTCCGAGTGCGCCGCGGCGGTTTAGAAAAGAAAATGGGGCAAGGCGGGATTTGCTCCTCCCGGACCATCGGTCTGGGCTAAATTATGCGCGTTAGCGCTACTTCATTTTGTCGAAGTTTTGTTGGAGGATTTGCCAATCTTCGAGGTCTTTGGTTTTGGTGAGGAATTTTTCGTTTACAGTTTTTTCGCGGTCTTGTTTGGAGGGGCGATCGACTTGGTAGAAAATTCCGAAGTGGCCGGGGAAGGGTTGGCCGGCCAGGGCGTAGGCTTCGCCTTCGTTGGTGGGGTCATGGTCTTCGGGGACTTCGAGGAATTCGCCGCCTTTGCGGGGGTTGCTGGCGTCGAAGGCGCCGTTATAAAATTCGGTGCATTCGCTGAGGCATTCGATGAAGCCAAAGCCGTTGTGATCCATCGCGGCTTCCATCATGGCGAGGAGGTGTTTGGGGTTGGTGTGGGTGGTGCGGGCGACGAAGGTGGCGCCGGCGGCGATGGCTTGTTTGAGGGGGTTGATGGGTTGATCGACGGCGCCCCACATGTCGGTTTTGCTTTTGAATCCGATGGGTGAAGTGGGGCTGGTTTGTTTTTTGGTGAGCCCGTACACGGAGTTATCCATCACGACGTAGGTGAGGTTGACGTTTTTGCGGGCGCAATGGGTGAAATGATTTCCGCCGATGGAGAAGGCGTCGCCGTCGCCGCCAAACACAAAGAGGTCGAGGTCCTGTCGGGCCATCGCGATGCCGGTGGCGAAGGGCAGGGCGCGGCCGTGGATGAAGTGGACGCCGTGGCCCTGCACAAAGTAAGGGAAGCGGCTGCTGCAACCGATGCCGGCGACGGTGGCGATTTTCTCGTGATGGATGCCGCGGTTTTGGATGAGCTTGAAGTAGAGGGCGAGCACGGAGAAATCGCCACAGCCGGGGCACCACGTGGGGTGATCGGCGGCGAGGTCTTTTTTGGTCAGCGGTTCGCGGGTGATTTCGGCTGTGGCGCTCATGGTGTCAATTAACCGTTAAGTTCTTCGAGTTTGGTTTGTACGCGGGCGAGCACGTCTTTGACGCGCCAGGTGAGGCCGTCGGTTTTGTTGATGCCCACGATTTTTGAATTGGCAAATTTGGCGCGTAACAGGCCGCAGAGTTGGCCGTAGCCGTAGAGGCCTTCGTCGTTGTTTTCCACAACGAAGACGTGGTTGAAGCCGTCGAAAATATTTTCCAAGCCTTCGGGCATCGGATGGATGTGGCGCATGGTGAGGCAGGAAATGCTGTCGCCGGCTTTGCGGGCTTGCTCGGTGGCTTCGCGCAGGCTGCCTTGGGTGCTGCCCCAGCCGATGAGGAGCACGTTGCCTTCCTCGGGGCCAAACACTTTGGGCAATTCCAGGTTGCGTCCGAGCGCCTGCAGTTTGCTGCGGCGTTTGGTGGTCATGTCCAAATGCATTTGGGGCGAACCGCTGGGGTGACCCATTTCGTCGTGCTCAAGGCCGGTGACGACTGGATATTTGCCGTTTCTGATGTGAGTGCCGGGCGGGGCGTGCTGGGTGATGCCGTCGGGCGCGGAGAGGTCGTAGGGCTTGTGCTCGTCGCGCGGGGTGAGGTCGGGCGAAATGTCCTGGCACAATTCCTGCAACTTCGGCATCGTGAAGGCTTCGATGCGCGTGGCAATGGCTTGGTCGGTGAGAATGAAAACCGGGGTGCTGTATTGGCGCGCGATGTTCACGGCCTCGATGGCGGTGTAGAAGCAATCCTCCACGCTGGCGGGTGCAATGACCACGCGCGGGGAATCGCCGTGGCCACCGAAGACTGCGATATTGAGATCGCTTTGCTCCACGTTGGTGGGCATCCCGGTCGAGGGCCCGCCGCGTTGGACGTCGATGACGATAAGCGGAATCTCGGCCATCACCGCCCAGCCGATGGCTTCGCCCTTGAGGGAAATGCCGGGGCCGGACGAACCGGTGACTGCCACGCGACCGCCCCAACTGGCGCCGATGGCCATCGAGACTGCGGCGATTTCGTCTTCGCACTGCACAAAAACTCCGTCGTACTTGGGCAGCTCGCGGCGGAGCAGTTCCATAATATCCGACCACGGCGTGATGGGGTAGCCCGCGCCGAAGCGCACGCCGGCGGCGAGGATGCCATAGCCGAGCGCGTCATTGCCGTTGCAAACGACTTGGTCCGTGTCGCGTGCTTGGGGTTCTTCGAACGCGTAAATTTCTTCCAGCGTAGTGAGCGGATAACCGTACCCCGCGTGAAACGCCGTGAGCGCGGTGGTGGTGATGCTGCTGGCTTTGCCTTTGAAGCGTTCGGAGATGAGGCCTTCCAGTCGCGCGGCATCGAGATCGAACATCCGCGCCACGAGGCCGAGCGCAAAAATATTTTTGCCTTTGTCTTTGGCCGTGCCGCCGATGGCTTCCACCGTTAGTTCCGCGATGGGGCAGCCGATGTGGCGGTATTTTTTCAGCAACTCCGGATCCGGTTCCACGTGGCTGCTGTCGTACAAAACGATGCCGCCTTCTTTTAGAAAATTGATGTGGTTTTCGTAGCTGTGTTGATAAAACGGCATCAGCACATCCGCTTCATCACCGGAAGTGAGCACCTCGCCAGAGCCAATGCGCACCTGGAAAATCGACGGCCCGCCGGAGATGGTGGCGGGGATGGTCATAAAGGTCATCACCTCCTGCTCGCTGCGGCCGGCCAATTGGGCGAGAAACCCGCCAATGGACTGGATACCGTCCTGCGAGTTGCCGGCAATGCGGATGACGGCCTCGGTTACTTTCGAGACCTTTGGACTATCGCTAACGACCTCTTTGGTCGCGGAACTATCGCTCATTGAATATGTGGATAAAATTGCCGATTGCTACCACTAGGCCATGCGCCTTCGACTTCCCTGCAAAGGGATGCGGGAAACTATCATCATTGGGCGAGCTGTCAAACGATATTCACAAATGAGTCCAATTTTTATCGTGGTGGATAGGTAGGGAAAAACAGGTGCGAAGGTCGGGGCATCAAAAGTCATTCACAAAACCAGAGCGGGGCTTCGCCCTCCTTCGGCTCAGCAGCAACTTCGCCCTCCCGTAGGATTCGCGCCTTGCGCCGGTTCGTGGCTGCGCTCACACTCGTCGGCGAAACGATGGCTGAGGATTTGCAAATCCAATTTGATGATGCTGTATTCGCTTACACCACGGGCGATTATGCCCAAGCGGTAGCGGGATTCGAGGCGGTGCTGGCAACGGATCCGGAGCATTTTGAGGCGCGGCTGTCGCTGGGCATGGCGTTTTACCGACAGGAAAACTATGCCGCTGCCATTGAGGAAGGCCATAAAGCCGAGGCCATTAATGCCGATGAACAGCGCGTGCACACCAATCTTTCGCTCGCTTATATGAAGAGCGGCAACAAAGAAACCGCCGAGCACCACGGCTTGCAGGCCAAGATCGTCGGCTGGAAAGCCGATCCCAATGCTGCTGCGGCCACGGCGGCGGAAGGCGAGGACGATTTGAAAATGGCGGAGCCCAAGCTGGAGAATATCAAACTACCCACAAAATTCCCCGAACAACCGTGGAAGAAGAAAAACTAAAATGAAAAGCGCATACGAACTCGCGATGGAAAAGCTGGACAAAGAATCGCCGGTCCAAAAAGTCACCGACGAACTCAAAGCCGAGCTGGCTGAGCTGGATAATCTTTACCAATCAAAACTCGCCGAACGCGAAGTATTCCTCGGAGGAAAAATCGCAGAAGCCGAAGCAGCCGGCGACTTCGAAGCTCTCGAACAATTGCAACGCGAGCTGGCTAGCGACAAGAAAACGCTGGAATCAGATTTGGAGGAGAAGAAGGAGGCGGCGCGAAGCAAATAATTTTTTGAACCGCCAAGGCGCAAAAACGCCAAGATTTTGGTAGGGACGCGCTGTGCGCGTCCATGGACATGCGGCAGCATGTCCCTACCGTAAAAGATGAAATCTCAACTTCCCCTATTTTTTATGAACTGCCAAGCCGCCGAGATTTTGAAAAGGGTTTCCCTTGGCGTCTTCGCGCCTTGGCGGTTCATCATCCCTCCAGCGAGAAATAATGCAACGCCGCCACGATCACCGAGTGGCGGATTTTGTTTTCCTTAACCAACTGCGGCAAATCGTCGGCGGGCACAAGCCGTGTCCGTAAATCTTCGCCAGCGTCCATTTGCATTTCGTGGGTGCGATGGCAGTGTTCCACGAGGATGGTGTGGACGCGGTTATTCATAATGGCAGGATTGGCGAGGCATTCGCCGATCTTGCGGGCGCTGGCGGCGTCACCGGTGTAACCGGTTTCCTCCTGCAACTCTCTCAATGCTGTCACCACGGGATCGGTCTCGTGGGGATCCATCATTCCGCCAGGGATTTCCAGTTCCACCGTTTCGGTGCCGTGACGGTATTGCTCCACCATCACCACTTCGCGGTCGGGCGTGAGGGCGATGATGTTTACCCAATCGGGGCACTCAAGCACCACCATCTTATGTTCGTTGCCGGTGCGCGGGTTAACAACCGTGTCTTCGCGCAATTGAAAAATGCGATGATCGCTGATTGGCTGACTGCCGCGCTTTTCCCATTTACGAATTTCATCAGCCATTGTGTTTTTGGCGTTCGGTGTTGGCGTTCTTCATCAGCTGCAATAAATGGATGAGTGCCTGTTCGTAAGTGCGATCACCTTCGGCGGCAAGTTGATGGGCACGCTTATCGAATTGCGCGGCCATCGGGGTAGCCTTGGCGGGAGGTACGCCGAATTGTTGCAGCGCTTGTTCGAGAGCGGCCTGTTCGGCGGCGGTCATTCCACGTCGGCGTCTTCGCGCGACACGATGGAGATGGACATCACGTCCTGCCGGTCCTCGGGGCGACTGCCTTCGCCGCCGCCGCCGCACGGCACTTCGCCGAGCGTTTCCAGCACGTCCATCCCGCTGATGAGTTCGCCGAAGCAGGTGTATTCGCCATCCAAAAAACTGGCGGCCTTGAGGCAAATGAAAAACTGGCTGCCGGCTGAGTTGGGATCGCTGGAACGCGCCATCGAGATGACGCCCTTCACGTGCGGGCGATCGCTGAATTCCGCATCAATTTGGTAGCCCGGATTGCCGGTGCCCCATTCGTCTTCCCGCGCGGGGTCTTTGGTGTTCGGGTCGCCGCCCTGAATCATAAACCCCTTCACGATGCGATGGAAACACGTGCCGTCATAAAACGATTTGTTCGCCAGCTTCTTAAAATTCGCTACCGTCTCCGGCGCCACATCGTCCCAAAGTTCCACTACCATTTCGCCTTGGCTCGTGCTGATCACAGCCACCTCATCCATTTCATCAATTGAATCGTCCATCGGCGGCAACCTGCGATGCCGCGCCCGATTTGTCACGCCAAAACACAAAAAAGGCTCGCCTATTCCCGCCAATCCGCTTTGATGGAGCCGCTATGCATACCCCGTTTCTAAAACCTCTGGGCACCGCCGTTTTGGCCGTGCTGGCGTTTTCACTGCTCACCGGCTGCGGCCAACAGGATACTGCCGCAGCAACCGGCCCCGAAACCTCGGCCCCGATCACCATCGCGCCGGTTAAGCCCGAGCCCGTGGCCAATATTCCGTTGCCTGCGGAACCGGCCAAAGCGGATTTGGGCGATGGTCTTTATGCGGAATTCACTACTACCAAAGGCACCATCATCGCGCTGCTGGAGTTTGAGAAAACGCCCGTGACCGTCGCCAGCTTCGTGGGTCTCGCCGAGGGCACCAAGGATTTTGCCAATCGCCCGAAGGGCAAGCCCTATTATGACGGACTCAATTTCCATCGTGTGATTCCGGATTTTATGATCCAAGGCGGTTGCCCGAAAGGCACGGGAGGCAGCGGCCCCGGCTATAATTTTGCGGATGAAACGCGCAAGGATCTCACCCACAAAAGCGCCGGCATCCTTTCAATGGCCAACTCCGATCCTCAAGGATCAAAGGCCCCGTACTCCAACGGCGGCAGCTCCAACGGCAGCCAGTTTTTCATCACCCACCGCGCCACGCCGCATCTTGACGGATTGCACACCGTGTTTGGCCACGTGGTCATCGGGCAAGCCGTGGTTAATGCCATTGTGAAAGGCGATAAAATCAATAGCCTCAAACTCATCCGCAACGGCGCGGCGGCTACGGCGTTTAAAGTGGACGAAGCCGGTTTCAAAAAAATTAAGGAAG from the Limisphaerales bacterium genome contains:
- a CDS encoding cyclic nucleotide-binding domain-containing protein; the encoded protein is MATNRTYKVWAADDVVYGPIDFPTLSQWIREVRVTDAMWLYLEDTEQWARAGDLPELGLYFEKAAGLVKPGTIVHSPLIPGVPVGTLEGVEIFKEMTDQQRGRFAQSMEVQKFVKFEILVNEGDVGDAMFVLLEGVVRVRKMVGGKETPLATLKAGEVFGEISLFDRGKRSADIVANSDGVLLKIDAKEFERLVDQQPEIATPFLAALAAKMSTRMRADNERHKKDLILMQSSR
- a CDS encoding ribonuclease Z — protein: MSKATLHALGTGDGWAGDSRGHSAFVYRLGGRTLLIDCGEPVSRRLRAAGIAPDDLDGILLTHLHCDHIGGFFMLMQGFWLEKRTRDLTVHMPAEGLEPVRRMLDAAFIFRELMPAALDFAPLTANEPLHIGPIKITPHPTTHLETLRQHFQEKYPQGFEAFSFILETEDTRIAHSGDIGAATDLEPLLAQPLDLFCCELAHVEPTELFALLATKKIGHVCFTHLSRQHRENLEALKTQAAEALGGMEVTFLEDDQLVEISD
- a CDS encoding helix-turn-helix domain-containing protein — translated: MATVAEQLKDAREAKGLALAEVVELTQLKTDQVQALESGRYEEFAATAYVRGFVRSYANMLKLDTEALLEQLNVEMGQAREGQPDGSNAALRAGILDAIMLSFSRVNWRLVLPVFAFVALAAGIFYGVKWKREFDSTDHLKNIGPGLYAPDATSDADLLPLDSGS
- the rimO gene encoding 30S ribosomal protein S12 methylthiotransferase RimO — protein: MRICFRLIPALDFIFGITRLAAPVARSSQRNAVAAPTRVGLISLGCAKNLVDAEVMLGSLMADGLEITNEPAEADALIVNTCSFIDTAQEESVDTILESAEYREAKRPGQALIVSGCLPQRFRKELPKLMPEVDAFMGVDQIADVSRIVREAIDHRAAKPTNGAPKRVRKKAAAPISEIHPRPEYVPDVETPRFRLTPRHMAYVKIAEGCNHPCSFCIIPRMRGSHRSRPQADLVTESQRLINQGVKELNLISQDSTYYGMDLRPGHRRTISSPENFARANADLPAGGANLSTLLRELNTLQGDFWIRLLYTHPAHWTDELIKTIADCAKVARYVDIPLQHIHDVMLERMRRETDGQYIRDLLGRIREGIPGIALRTTFIVGFPGETEKRFESLLEFIRETKFERLGVFAYSKEDGTRAGGMRGQISEAIKKERCAAAMAEQKKISRVRGKAKIGAKINVLAERLATDTDLKGADVRSWEHGHMRDSTQKSARKSPKLDTAQYTLTRGEADAPDIDGRVYVKGELPLGDFCWVRVVGHTDYDLIAERI
- a CDS encoding CDP-alcohol phosphatidyltransferase family protein; the protein is MNLPNKLTTSRFFITLFFVIIVLWDTLPYNTSWAALLFFIGGMTDIADGIIARRRNLQSDFGALMDPLADKILVTAGFILLVGMEMNPATNLTGYHLPEAIAAPGLPGHSLIPAWMVIVIVARELAITGLRLLAANKQVVLPAENIGKRKTNFQFVAVVAMLILVSYPGWGEGWVKFFSWEIAGWPWSIWVTFIATWGAVLLTAISGAHYLWSNRDLYIKDM
- a CDS encoding phosphatidylglycerophosphatase A; translated protein: MDRLLLWIAQGTWLGRVPKAPGTAGTLGGFPLTALLLWPGNFWAYLAGCIVLIPISARICEHAERILDEKDPPSVVLDEIIAIPICFLGIFALMEFNGPSQPTLTAILEIPNWAAWALAAFALFRLFDIWKPGPIDTIQKLPNGWGVIMDDVLAGAVVCILLTVAFYIV
- a CDS encoding pyruvate ferredoxin oxidoreductase; the encoded protein is MSATAEITREPLTKKDLAADHPTWCPGCGDFSVLALYFKLIQNRGIHHEKIATVAGIGCSSRFPYFVQGHGVHFIHGRALPFATGIAMARQDLDLFVFGGDGDAFSIGGNHFTHCARKNVNLTYVVMDNSVYGLTKKQTSPTSPIGFKSKTDMWGAVDQPINPLKQAIAAGATFVARTTHTNPKHLLAMMEAAMDHNGFGFIECLSECTEFYNGAFDASNPRKGGEFLEVPEDHDPTNEGEAYALAGQPFPGHFGIFYQVDRPSKQDREKTVNEKFLTKTKDLEDWQILQQNFDKMK
- a CDS encoding 2-oxoacid:acceptor oxidoreductase subunit alpha → MSDSSATKEVVSDSPKVSKVTEAVIRIAGNSQDGIQSIGGFLAQLAGRSEQEVMTFMTIPATISGGPSIFQVRIGSGEVLTSGDEADVLMPFYQHSYENHINFLKEGGIVLYDSSHVEPDPELLKKYRHIGCPIAELTVEAIGGTAKDKGKNIFALGLVARMFDLDAARLEGLISERFKGKASSITTTALTAFHAGYGYPLTTLEEIYAFEEPQARDTDQVVCNGNDALGYGILAAGVRFGAGYPITPWSDIMELLRRELPKYDGVFVQCEDEIAAVSMAIGASWGGRVAVTGSSGPGISLKGEAIGWAVMAEIPLIVIDVQRGGPSTGMPTNVEQSDLNIAVFGGHGDSPRVVIAPASVEDCFYTAIEAVNIARQYSTPVFILTDQAIATRIEAFTMPKLQELCQDISPDLTPRDEHKPYDLSAPDGITQHAPPGTHIRNGKYPVVTGLEHDEMGHPSGSPQMHLDMTTKRRSKLQALGRNLELPKVFGPEEGNVLLIGWGSTQGSLREATEQARKAGDSISCLTMRHIHPMPEGLENIFDGFNHVFVVENNDEGLYGYGQLCGLLRAKFANSKIVGINKTDGLTWRVKDVLARVQTKLEELNG
- a CDS encoding tetratricopeptide repeat protein produces the protein MAEDLQIQFDDAVFAYTTGDYAQAVAGFEAVLATDPEHFEARLSLGMAFYRQENYAAAIEEGHKAEAINADEQRVHTNLSLAYMKSGNKETAEHHGLQAKIVGWKADPNAAAATAAEGEDDLKMAEPKLENIKLPTKFPEQPWKKKN
- a CDS encoding NUDIX hydrolase yields the protein MADEIRKWEKRGSQPISDHRIFQLREDTVVNPRTGNEHKMVVLECPDWVNIIALTPDREVVMVEQYRHGTETVELEIPGGMMDPHETDPVVTALRELQEETGYTGDAASARKIGECLANPAIMNNRVHTILVEHCHRTHEMQMDAGEDLRTRLVPADDLPQLVKENKIRHSVIVAALHYFSLEG
- a CDS encoding peptidylprolyl isomerase, producing the protein MDDSIDEMDEVAVISTSQGEMVVELWDDVAPETVANFKKLANKSFYDGTCFHRIVKGFMIQGGDPNTKDPAREDEWGTGNPGYQIDAEFSDRPHVKGVISMARSSDPNSAGSQFFICLKAASFLDGEYTCFGELISGMDVLETLGEVPCGGGGEGSRPEDRQDVMSISIVSREDADVE